The genomic DNA CCAGCTAAGTGCCAGGATCGTGTTTGCGGAGGGTAGCGCACTTATATTAAGTTTGCGCGTAGGGTCCATAAACGTAATGCAAGCAGACTATTAGAGCACTATAGTTAGCCTTCTCTACCGAGCAACGAATCGGCCCGTAGTTTCTCATTTCCACATGGCAGACGGGTTGAGAAGAGGATATGTTCCAGACAATTGCTGGGGAATTTTAGGCTTCGGGGTCAACTTCGACCCTCAATGCAGGCTCGGCACTGGAGTAATCCCAATTGTCACAGTCGAGGCGCTTACAGTAAAGCATCCTCTGTTTTCTGCCATCCGCTGTTTCCACCTCAGCATGATGCGCAAAGCGGCATTCCAAGCATAAATCCGGCTCTAAAAGCCGCACGATTTTGAGTTCCCTTTTTGCCATAGCCCACGCCCTTTGGACAAATGGCTTGTGCCGCAAAACGGGGGTTGCAACGCGCGTCATCTTGCGAGTTTTCGTGTGGTCTGGTGAGATTACGGAGTCAAAGCAAGTACAATTTTATAAAAGAAGCATGGCTTTGCCAAAAGATGGCGGCATCGTTCGCGCCATCGAATTAGGAAAGGACGAAGAAATCTTATTTGGGCTCGAAAGTGATTTAACTGTTCGAGGGGATTTCGGCGCATCAGCATTAATAGCAACGAATTTGCGTTTATTGCGTTTAGAGCCAGAGGGTGACCAAATCGAATTCAATGGACGCGCGCGAGTTACTGCTGAATGGAACCTGCGTGAATTGCGAGACTTCGAGTACGAAGAACTCGTAGATGCGGGAGCATTAGTTGCAAGGAGGAATGGACAAAAAGTCGAAATTTTGCGGTGTTCGACGGCATACGCGGGGCAAATTGCAGCAGCGGCGAAACGTTTGAATGATTTCCTTTCCGGAAAATCGGTTTCCTTCTTTTACGAATCGAAGAGGATTTGCCCGAAATGTCGTCGTCCTCTTCCGAAAGATTCCGATATTTGCGAATCGTGTATTAGCAAAGGAAAGACACTCGTTCGTTTGCTCTCTTTTTTGAAGCCTTATAAACTCGCCGTTGCTTGCAGCATCTTTTTAGTGATTGCCGACCGCGTCGTTTCGCTGATTTGGCCGTATCTTATCGGCATTTTGACGGATAAGGTTTTAGAACCTCACAAATGGTCTCCGCTTTTTATCATTTTGATTGTAGGTCTCGTCGCTTCGCGAGTTTTGGGCACGATCATTCTCGTTCTTCGTGCTTGGCTTCATGGTTGGCTCGGTAATAAAGTTATCGTGCAAATTCGAGGAAAACTATTCGCACATTTACAACAGTTATCTCTCTCTTTCTACGACCGTCGGACTATCGGAAGCGTGATGTCGCGTGTAACGAACGACACCGGTGCACTGTATGACGTATTGGTAGATGGAATTCCGATTCTGCTCACGAACGGGTTGATGCTTATTGGTATCCCCATTGCGCTTTTATGGATTAACTGGCAAGTCGCTATTTGGACTTTGTTCCCTATCCCTTTCGTTTTGTGGCTCGTTAGGAAGTTCCGAAAGCAACTCGAAAGAACGTGGAGAAGGTACTGGCACAGTTGGGCTAGATTGAGTGGCGCACTGACGGGTGTTCTCAGTGGAATGCGCATCGTGAAAGCCTTTCGAGGAGAAGAACGCGAGATTAAACGATTCGGAAGGCGCATACAGGATTTGGCAGATACGGCGTATGCGGCAGAGACTGCATGGGCGAAATTTTTCCCCGCCATTACGTTCATGGTAAGCATCGGGACGATTTTAGTTTGGGTTGCGGGGGGGGTTGCGGTGTTGAACGAACGCATGACGTTGGGTCAATTGGTGGTGTTTTCGATTTACTTGGGGATGCTCGAAGCGCCGTTGCAAGTTTTAACGCGCGTAATAGATTGGTTGAGTCGTGGATTAACGGCAGCGGAGCGTGTTTTCGAAGTGTTAGATACTGTGCCCGATATTCAACAACCGAAAAATGCCGTGCGCTTGAAACAGTGGAAAGGAGGAATACGTTATGAGAACGTTCATTTCAGTTATGAAAAAGCACACGAAGTTTTGCACGGATTGAATTTCGAAGTGAAAGCGGGTGAGATGCTCGGTATCGTGGGTGCGAGCGGCAGCGGGAAGACCACCATGATCAATCTTCTTTTGCGTTTTTACGACCCTACGGAGGGGCGAATTCTCATTGATGGTGTGGATATTCGAGATTTGGATTTAGACGAATTTCGCCGGAACGTAAGTTTAGTACCCCAAGAATCCTATTTGTTTCCAGGCAGTGTTCGCGACAACATCGCTTATGGAAGACCGGATGCGAGCATGGAGGAGATTATCGCAGCAGCAAAAGCCGCGCGGGCGCATGACTTCATCGTCAAATTTCCCGATGGCTATGACACGTATGTCGGCGAACGCGGGCAACGACTATCGGGGGGGGAAAGACAGCGCATTTCCATTGCAAGAGCGATTTTGCATAATCCTCGTATTCTCGTTTTGGACGAAGCGACGTCGAGCGTAGACACGGAAACGGAACGGATGATTCAAGAAGCGCTCGCGAATTTGGTGGAAGGGCGCACAGTGATTGCGATTGCCCACCGTTTAAGCACATTGCAAAATGCAGATAGGATTTTGGTGCTCGAAGAAGGTCGCATTGCGGAAATGGGTACACATGAAGAATTGATGGAGAAGAAAGGACTTTATCATAAATTCGTTAACCTTCAGCAACAACTCGCAAAAATCCGATCAGAACTAATCGGCTTAGAACCAGAAGCGGCAGAAGAGGCTACGGTAGGATAAAACATACGACGTCAGACAGTCGGACAGTCGGACAGTTTACAATCGGGAGTAAAGAAAGATTTTTATCCTTTTGGCCATAGCCAGCCGAATGTTCCTGCGGTGAGAAGCCCGTACACAATCCCGTCGAATAAGTACGTCCAAAAGCATCTCGCATTGCCGCCGTACCAAATCATGTTCGGCATCCAACCTAAACAATACGACGCGACAGCCACAGAACCAGCGATTCGGAAAACTTCGAGATATTCTGCACCTGGTTTTAGAGAATGCCAAGTGACGTAGGCGACGAAGACTCCAACGAGCAGATTGAATAGGAACATCAACACCAAGTTTTTTCCCATATTCGTTGGGCCACTCCAAATCACCAGCATACCAACGGGACCTCGTTTCGTTTTTTCGATATAGGCAGGGTCTTTCATTTCCGCCATCGAACTGCACCACGGAAACATGTATTGGCCAGGAGGGTTACCGCTTGCCCGAATCGCATCGAGGATTTTATCCTCGTCCTTCAGACCCTTCCACTCCCCTTTATGGTGAGGGGAGACCACGTGCAGAATAAAACTGGCTATCCAAACGAATACCGCCGAAACGACAATAGGGAGCCACAATTCCTGAAGAAATTCCATTCTTACCTCCTCGTATGCTTTTAAAGGACGCAGGCAGGGTGTGAAAAGCACCAAATCATGACAAAATAGTAAAGATTCAGTCATAATAGAAGCATGTTAGAAATCAAGAACCTTCACGCAGGGGTCGAAGAAAAGCAGATCCTAAAAGGGATAAACCTGACCATCCGCGCCGGCGAGGTGCATGCCGTAATGGGACCGAACGGCAGTGGAAAGAGCACGCTCGCGCAAGTGCTCGCCGGGCGAGAGGAATACGAAGTGACCGAAGGGGAAGTCCTTTATAAAGGACAGAACCTGCTCGAAATGGACCCGGAGGTACGCGCGGGCGAAGGTTTATTCATGGCTTTCCAATATCCGGTCGAAATTCCGGGAGTTACGACTTCCTACTTCCTTCGCGCCGCGGTGAATTCCATTCGCAAGTACCGAAACCAACCGGAAATGGATCCCATGGAGTTTATGAGTTTCGTTCGTGAGAAGATGAAACTGCTTAACCTCGATCCTTCGTTTCTCAACCGTTCCATCAATGAAGGATTCAGCGGGGGGGAAAAGAAGCGCAACGAGATATTCCAAATGGCAGTATTAGAGCCGACCTTATGCATTCTCGACGAAACGGACAGCGGGCTCGATATAGACGCTTTGAAAATCGTCGCCAACGGAGTGAACACGCTTAGAAGTCCAGAAAGAGCATTTTTAGTGATTACGCACTATCAAAGAATATTGACCTACATCGTTCCCGATTTCGTGCATGTGATGGTGGATGGTCGAATCGTGAAATCGGGGGGGAAGGATTTGGCTTTGGAATTGGAGGCTCAAGGTTATGGCTGGATAGAAGAGGAGGTTTTAACAGGCAAAGTATGAGCGCAGAACTTATCGTCAAAGCACCTTCGTTTATAGACTCTTTCGAAAAGCACGTTGAACCTCTTTTCGATTCTGGACCTGATTTCGTTCGCTCTTTAAGATTGCGCGCTTGGAAGAGTTTTTTGGAACTCGGAATTCCCAGCACGAAGCATGAGGAATATAAATACACTCCTCTTCGAGGTCTCGCTGATAATGTATTTTCACCTGCTGAAAAAAGCCTCGAAGTCGAGGACTCGGGGAAAACGATTGTCTCAAACGTAAAGTCAACGAAACTTTTTTTCGTGAACGGTTATCTGGTAGAAGGAACGAAACTTCCTGATGGAATAATCGCATTGCCACTCGACCGCGCGATCACCGAAATTCCAGAAGAAATCGAAAAGGTTTTGGGCAAAATTGCACCCTGGGAAAAGCATTCTTTCGTTGCACTCAACACCGCCCATTTAGAGCAAGGGATTTTCATAAAGATTCCAAAAAATACAGAAATCGAGGAGCCGATTCAAATCGTTTTTCTAACGAAGGGCGCTCACGAACCTGTTACTACTCAGCCCAGAGTCGTAATCGTCGTAGAGCCGAACTCGAAAGCGGAAATTATAGAAAGTTATATCGGTGAAGGACTCTATTTCACGAATTCCGTCTCGGAGGTGGTGCTTGCCGAAAACGCGCAATTAGAGCACACGAAGATTCAAGACGAATCTACCGATTCGTATCATCTTTCCGCGATACAAGTCGTTCAACATGCAAACAGTACATATCTTTCTCACAATATCGCTTTCGGGGGGGCACTCGCTCGAACGGATTTGAATGTTTTCCTCGATGGGCAAGGCTGTCACTGCTGGTTGAACGGCGTGTATTTCAACACGGGGGAACGTCTCATAGACAATCACACACGGATCGACCATGCGAAGCCCGAATGTAATTCTTTCGAAGTGTATAAAGGAATTCTCGCAGGACATTCTACGGGGGTTTTCAACGGAAAAATTTTCGTGCATAAGGATGCACAAAAAACAGATGCGAAGCAAACGAACCAAGCGCTGCTTTTGCATCCTGCAGCGACAGTTTTCACGAAACCGCAATTGGAAATCTTTGCCGACGACGTGAAGTGCACACATGGGGTGACGGTGGGGCGCATCCAAGAAGATGCGATGTTTTATTTGCGCGCGAGAGGAATTCCGAAACATGTCGCAGCGCATATTCTCGTGTACGCATTCGCAAGCGAGGTGTTGGAAAAAATTTCCAACGAAGAACTTCGGCTCGCTACGGAAAAAGTTTTGTTCGACCGTTTGGAAGAAGCCTACACTCGTGGAGAAACGGAAGACCTTTGGGTAACGAAACGATGACACCGATTTCGACCGAAAACAAGCGCAAAATAGACGTGGAAAAAATTCGGAAGGATTTTCCTGCTCTGCATACTTCCGTCGAAGGAAGGCCTTTAGTTTATCTCGACAACGCAGCGACTTCTCAAAAGCCGCTATCCGTAATCGAAGCCACACGAGAATATTATATCAATCAGAATGCGAACGTACATCGTGGGGTTCATTACCTAAGCAGAATCGCTACCACGCTTTTCGAAGAGACCCGAGAGAAAGCGCATCGTTTCTTAAACTCCCGCTCGCCGAATGAAATCATTTTTACGAAAGGATGCACGGAAGCGATTAATCTCGTTGCGTATTCTTACGGGCGTGCGTTTTTGAAACCCGGAGACGAGATATTGCTCACGAACATGGAGCATCACTCGAATATCGTTCCTTGGCAATTAGTCGCGGAAGCAACGGGTGCGAAAATTCGCGTCATTCCCATCAACGATTGTGGCGAACTTTTGCTCGACGAATTCGAGAAGATGCTTTCCGAGCGAACGAAAATTGTCGGTTGCGTCTATATCTCTAATGTGCTCGGAACGATAAATCCTATTAAGGAGATTACGAAAAAAGCACACGAGGTAGGCGCAGTGGTTCTGGTGGATGGAGCGCAGTCCACACCTCATTTGCGAGTAGACGTGCAAGACCTTGACGTAGATTTTTACACGGTATCCGGACACAAGATGTACGCCCCTACTGGGGTAGGAGTTTTATATGGAAAACTGGACTTGCTCGAAAAGATGATTCCCTATCAAGGTGGGGGGGACATGATTCGAACAGTTTCTTTCGAAAAAACGACTTACAAAGAGCCTCCCCACAAATTCGAAGCAGGGACACCGAATATCGCCGGGGTCGTTGCGATGGGCTCTGCTATAGATTATATAGAGAATTTAGGAATGGACGCAATTCAAGCGTACGAAAACGAACTTTCGATATATGCACACGAAAGAATCGCAGAAGTCCCCGGAATCCGCGTAATTGGAACAGCGAAGGAGAAGGCGGGGTTGGTTTCTTTCGTCATGGATTGCGCACATGCTCACGACATCGGGACGATTTTGGATAGCGAAGGGATTGCCGTGCGGGCGGGACATCATTGTTGCATGCCGCTAATGGAGCGGTTCGGAATTTCTGCAACCGCCCGTGCCTCTTTAGCGTTTTATAACACGAAGGAAGAAATAGATATACTAATAAAAGGACTTTATAAAGTTCGAGAGATCTTTAAATAACGATGACCGAACTGCGAGAACTCTATCAAGAAGTGATACTCGACCATAACAAAAGGCCGAGGAATAAAGGACGTTTGCAGGAGTATACGCAACGTTCCGTAGGTCACAATCCCCTTTGCGGCGACATCGTAACGGTGTATCTCAAAGTCAACGACGGTGTAATCGAAGAAATTTCATTCGAAGGGGAAGGCTGTGCGATTTCCACCGCGAGCGCTTCTCTTATGACGGAGGCGGTAAAGGGCAAAAAAATACGCGAAATAGAGACTTTGTTTTCGAAAGTTCATGAGATGCTTACCGTGGACGGAGCCGATGAAAGCCTCGGTTCGCTTGTTGCACTCGCCGGCGTGCGTGAGTTCCCGATTCGTGTGAAATGCGCGACTCTCGCATGGCACACTTTGCAAGCCGCTTTGCGCAACGAAACTACACCTGTGAGCACAGAATAGAGAAGAAAAAATGCCAAGCAGAATTCCAGAACAACCGAAAGAACCCGAAGAAAATCAGAATCCGATGGATACTATCTCCAAATCTTTATTAGAAGGGGAAATCATCGAGGCTTTGCGAAAAATTTACGATCCGGAAATCCCGGTCAATATTTACGATTTAGGTTTGATTTACGACATCACTATTAAAGAGGATGGTTTTGTTCACGTTCTCATGACACTCACCACTCCGCATTGTCCTGTCGCTGAGATTCTTCCTAAAGAAGTCGAAGCAGCAGTCAGGGGAGTGAAGGGTGTAAAGGATGTTTATGTCGAATTGACATGGGACCCGCCGTTCACGATAGATAGAATGTCGGAAGAGGCGAAAATGCTTTTAGGACTTTGGTAAACGACTATGAAATTTAGTACACAAGAAGAATACGGATTGCGATGTTTATTGGCTATTGCCAGGGTACATCCTGACCGGAGCCTTACGATTCCAGAAATCAGCAAATCGGAAGGCTTGAGTGAAGCGCATGTTGCCAAGTTGCTGATGATTCTTCGCAAGCATGGCTTTGTAAAGAGCACGCGAGGGCAGTCCGGAGGATATATGCTCAGTCGTTCTCCGAATGCGATTCGGGTAAGCGAAGTTCTTTCTGCATTAGGTGGAAAACTTTTCGAAAACGATTTTTGCGAAAAGCATTCGGGCGCGCAAAATATTTGTGTGCATGACAGCGCATGCAAAATCCGTTCCTTATGGGCTCGAGTGCAACTCGCAGTGGACAAGGTGCTTTATGAAATTACTTTGGCAGACTTGTTTTCGCCTTTGTCGAGCGAAAACGTCGAAAGAGACAATTTGATTCCTATATCTATAAGGACTAGCGAAACATGAAATCGGAAAGCATAGGAAACCAGGAAAACATCGTTGAAGAGAAA from Fimbriimonadales bacterium includes the following:
- a CDS encoding ABC transporter ATP-binding protein, encoding MALPKDGGIVRAIELGKDEEILFGLESDLTVRGDFGASALIATNLRLLRLEPEGDQIEFNGRARVTAEWNLRELRDFEYEELVDAGALVARRNGQKVEILRCSTAYAGQIAAAAKRLNDFLSGKSVSFFYESKRICPKCRRPLPKDSDICESCISKGKTLVRLLSFLKPYKLAVACSIFLVIADRVVSLIWPYLIGILTDKVLEPHKWSPLFIILIVGLVASRVLGTIILVLRAWLHGWLGNKVIVQIRGKLFAHLQQLSLSFYDRRTIGSVMSRVTNDTGALYDVLVDGIPILLTNGLMLIGIPIALLWINWQVAIWTLFPIPFVLWLVRKFRKQLERTWRRYWHSWARLSGALTGVLSGMRIVKAFRGEEREIKRFGRRIQDLADTAYAAETAWAKFFPAITFMVSIGTILVWVAGGVAVLNERMTLGQLVVFSIYLGMLEAPLQVLTRVIDWLSRGLTAAERVFEVLDTVPDIQQPKNAVRLKQWKGGIRYENVHFSYEKAHEVLHGLNFEVKAGEMLGIVGASGSGKTTMINLLLRFYDPTEGRILIDGVDIRDLDLDEFRRNVSLVPQESYLFPGSVRDNIAYGRPDASMEEIIAAAKAARAHDFIVKFPDGYDTYVGERGQRLSGGERQRISIARAILHNPRILVLDEATSSVDTETERMIQEALANLVEGRTVIAIAHRLSTLQNADRILVLEEGRIAEMGTHEELMEKKGLYHKFVNLQQQLAKIRSELIGLEPEAAEEATVG
- the sufC gene encoding Fe-S cluster assembly ATPase SufC, whose product is MLEIKNLHAGVEEKQILKGINLTIRAGEVHAVMGPNGSGKSTLAQVLAGREEYEVTEGEVLYKGQNLLEMDPEVRAGEGLFMAFQYPVEIPGVTTSYFLRAAVNSIRKYRNQPEMDPMEFMSFVREKMKLLNLDPSFLNRSINEGFSGGEKKRNEIFQMAVLEPTLCILDETDSGLDIDALKIVANGVNTLRSPERAFLVITHYQRILTYIVPDFVHVMVDGRIVKSGGKDLALELEAQGYGWIEEEVLTGKV
- the sufD gene encoding Fe-S cluster assembly protein SufD encodes the protein MSAELIVKAPSFIDSFEKHVEPLFDSGPDFVRSLRLRAWKSFLELGIPSTKHEEYKYTPLRGLADNVFSPAEKSLEVEDSGKTIVSNVKSTKLFFVNGYLVEGTKLPDGIIALPLDRAITEIPEEIEKVLGKIAPWEKHSFVALNTAHLEQGIFIKIPKNTEIEEPIQIVFLTKGAHEPVTTQPRVVIVVEPNSKAEIIESYIGEGLYFTNSVSEVVLAENAQLEHTKIQDESTDSYHLSAIQVVQHANSTYLSHNIAFGGALARTDLNVFLDGQGCHCWLNGVYFNTGERLIDNHTRIDHAKPECNSFEVYKGILAGHSTGVFNGKIFVHKDAQKTDAKQTNQALLLHPAATVFTKPQLEIFADDVKCTHGVTVGRIQEDAMFYLRARGIPKHVAAHILVYAFASEVLEKISNEELRLATEKVLFDRLEEAYTRGETEDLWVTKR
- a CDS encoding cysteine desulfurase, with translation MTPISTENKRKIDVEKIRKDFPALHTSVEGRPLVYLDNAATSQKPLSVIEATREYYINQNANVHRGVHYLSRIATTLFEETREKAHRFLNSRSPNEIIFTKGCTEAINLVAYSYGRAFLKPGDEILLTNMEHHSNIVPWQLVAEATGAKIRVIPINDCGELLLDEFEKMLSERTKIVGCVYISNVLGTINPIKEITKKAHEVGAVVLVDGAQSTPHLRVDVQDLDVDFYTVSGHKMYAPTGVGVLYGKLDLLEKMIPYQGGGDMIRTVSFEKTTYKEPPHKFEAGTPNIAGVVAMGSAIDYIENLGMDAIQAYENELSIYAHERIAEVPGIRVIGTAKEKAGLVSFVMDCAHAHDIGTILDSEGIAVRAGHHCCMPLMERFGISATARASLAFYNTKEEIDILIKGLYKVREIFK
- a CDS encoding SUF system NifU family Fe-S cluster assembly protein, translating into MTELRELYQEVILDHNKRPRNKGRLQEYTQRSVGHNPLCGDIVTVYLKVNDGVIEEISFEGEGCAISTASASLMTEAVKGKKIREIETLFSKVHEMLTVDGADESLGSLVALAGVREFPIRVKCATLAWHTLQAALRNETTPVSTE
- a CDS encoding SUF system Fe-S cluster assembly protein; this translates as MPSRIPEQPKEPEENQNPMDTISKSLLEGEIIEALRKIYDPEIPVNIYDLGLIYDITIKEDGFVHVLMTLTTPHCPVAEILPKEVEAAVRGVKGVKDVYVELTWDPPFTIDRMSEEAKMLLGLW
- a CDS encoding Rrf2 family transcriptional regulator, translated to MKFSTQEEYGLRCLLAIARVHPDRSLTIPEISKSEGLSEAHVAKLLMILRKHGFVKSTRGQSGGYMLSRSPNAIRVSEVLSALGGKLFENDFCEKHSGAQNICVHDSACKIRSLWARVQLAVDKVLYEITLADLFSPLSSENVERDNLIPISIRTSET